The Oryzias latipes chromosome 8, ASM223467v1 genomic interval atttatctgTCAGTGATGGAAGATGCTATTTCTGCTATTTTTTGGTGCTAAAGACAACATTTGCAggttatttttctaattttccttTTGTCCTCCTCCCTGTCATTCACAGCATTTCTTCTTCTCGATGTGCAGGATCTTGTGGCAGTTGGGGCATGAGTGATAAACGTCTTTGAAGCTATTCATAAAGAACGGGATCAGGCAGCACAACAGAATCAACCTGCATCAAAGAGACACCAAAGATTAATTCAGTGAAACTAACATAGAAACATATTATAGACatgtttgggggggaaaaatccaaacataagattgtttttatctttaatgaCTCAATTTTCCATTCAACTGAAGCACAATTTAGGCAAAATATCACATTAGAGACAATGGTCAGGAAATCAGTTGAAAGAAATAGAATTAACACTACATTTGcccttggaaaaataaaaaatatataattaaaagttatcaaaatcaattatttaaacCCTTGAAATATATTACTTCTAATAAGCAGAcccctattttatttttattttattttaatgttttatggtTACAAAACATTGCAAAACTGTTTCactcttttatttgtttgaggAAAATATCTTTACATGCATGTATACTACATTAGATATACTGTACTGGACGTTCAATAAATTACCGGAACATGTTCATTATAAAAGAAATTAATTCGAATAAAATCAATGGAACTAagacaggggtctgcaacctttaatagTTAAAGAGCCTCTCAGGTCAATGTTTCActtacaaaaaccaaaaaggcAGCGACAAAATCTGATTTCATAATTTAGAAAAATTGGACTAGAATTTGTATCTAtgttattattaaatattattgtGAACATGAATATAAATATGAATAACCTGTTATTTTGGGGCATgtataaaacaataaacatgaagagaaaataaccttttttgaaactgtgaaatagttcataacttttgacagaagtTCTGCCTGTcaaaataacccttgtgctatcttagatgaccccacccttgcatttaTGTGTTATTcctcccatgacaaaggtggaaaaaggtggagaggatttcatgtaatccatggacaccagtgaagatcaccaatcattaaagaaaaaaggttcagcgcactgtcaagtgggtctagatgacccaactcccaatgttaaagtgcctaggatagcacaagggttaggagACACCCTGTGTGACATAGGATCACCTCAATTCAGCACATGTAGCAAAGTGTAATGTCAgtgatttgaagaaaaaaaaagttttcttttttacacgaGATACAGAAATGGGTCTAAATTTTTTAGTTGACTTGTAATTAATTCTGTGAATaacttaaataaagtttaaaaaaacattgttactCAGTTTTACTGAACTATTTACTTTGTAGATtacagttactttttaaaattaaagcctttttgtttttctttaatcagaGAGCCACAAAGGAGGTGTAAAAGAGCCACGTGTAGCAGGTTGCAGACCCTTGAACTAAGAGACTATTATAAACATGGAGCCTCACAAAGCATTTTGGGTAAATGTTAACTGAAATATAACTTAGGatactaaaacttttttttttccaccccaATTTCAGTTTTTGATGTTGCAAACCTCTAAAAACCATGAATGGTTCACtataagtttttgttttattattcataTATATCTAAAGCATCATGACCATATTTTTCAAAGTGCCCATTCTTTTTCGGTTCCTTAACCACTTTTTGCCTGAATTTATTACCAGCTTTCAAGAAaatatttgacatgttttggcTTTCaaatagatgctaaattaaggtaattttgagCAAAAGTGGcttaaaacatatttgcatCAAAAGACTTCAGGGGGTGAGGTCATGGAACACATcctatatatatttcttttgatTTAATGAGTTTCCTCAaatggaatctttttttttcttgctggtGCCCAGGTTGACTCACCCGCAGCAGATGAAGAGTAAGCACATCAGCCAGGCATAGGTCCCTGCCTTGTAGTCCACGACAGTTTCGACCTGTCTCTCGCACTTAGGGCAGTTTGTCATGCCGGGAGAACGGCCCAAGCCCACATCGTATTTCGCATAATTTTTGTTGCCCTTTTCAGCTTCGAGATGAGACCCAGAGATTTCTTTTGTGGTTGTGAACCCTAACAGAAAGACAGAGAGACTTAAAGACAACGGCACGTTTTTTGACACCGAGGCTACACACGCTTTGGACCTTACTGTGTTTGTCGCTGATGATTGTAGGTTGAGGTTCCTGTTGAGACTCTGATGGAACATGGGTGAATGGGGTGTGGACATGGTACACCTTCACTCCACTGCCTGGACCAAACCATTAGGAAGAGGTCAATTGGAACAAGATAGAAGAGGAGCAGGATTTTTAGTG includes:
- the LOC101165558 gene encoding lipopolysaccharide-induced tumor necrosis factor-alpha factor homolog; this translates as MNTNETSDPPSYLEQGSGVKVYHVHTPFTHVPSESQQEPQPTIISDKHRFTTTKEISGSHLEAEKGNKNYAKYDVGLGRSPGMTNCPKCERQVETVVDYKAGTYAWLMCLLFICCGLILLCCLIPFFMNSFKDVYHSCPNCHKILHIEKKKCCE